The Nitrospirota bacterium genomic interval AGTATCACGGGCACAGTGACCCTCGAAGGCCAGGTCCCCAAGCCGAAGGGCTACAATCTCACAACCCTGCCGGACCAATTCTATTGCGGACGCATTTCTGATGGGCAGGGCTGGCGCATCCTGCAGCCGTTCCAGGTCGGGCCGGCTGGCGAGTTCCGCGAGGTGGTGGTCTATTTAGAGGGAATCGACAAAGGCAAGCCCTTC includes:
- a CDS encoding carboxypeptidase regulatory-like domain-containing protein, encoding MRYLCAALIAALAGVGEMAWAYEEIAVTDGGSITGTVTLEGQVPKPKGYNLTTLPDQFYCGRISDGQGWRILQPFQVGPAGEFREVVVYLEGIDKGKPF